The following are encoded together in the Pseudoalteromonas ruthenica genome:
- a CDS encoding alpha/beta fold hydrolase, whose protein sequence is MQWIEAQSPIAQFIFAHGAGAGSDSNFMQQMAANMAALGVSVGLFDFPYMQRAKQENKRRPPEKADKLLASFNEHLEQSRSGLPLFIGGKSMGGRMASMLVAEHPSDVQGVIAFGYPFHPPGKKDKLRVAHFADIKVPFCVLQGERDTFGKQSELLELVDTRPAQLHWLEDGDHSLVPRKKSGFTQQQQWQKAAELAVSFIKEHL, encoded by the coding sequence ATGCAGTGGATTGAAGCGCAATCACCGATTGCCCAGTTTATTTTTGCCCACGGTGCAGGGGCAGGCAGTGACAGTAACTTTATGCAGCAAATGGCAGCGAACATGGCCGCTTTGGGTGTGAGCGTGGGGTTATTCGATTTTCCATACATGCAGCGTGCTAAGCAAGAGAACAAACGCCGACCACCGGAAAAAGCCGATAAGCTGTTAGCCAGCTTTAACGAACACCTTGAGCAGAGTCGCTCAGGCTTGCCGCTGTTTATTGGCGGCAAATCCATGGGCGGGCGCATGGCCAGTATGTTGGTTGCTGAGCACCCAAGTGATGTCCAAGGCGTGATTGCCTTCGGGTATCCGTTTCACCCGCCAGGAAAAAAAGACAAACTGCGCGTCGCTCATTTTGCCGATATCAAAGTACCTTTTTGTGTGCTGCAAGGAGAGCGCGACACTTTTGGCAAGCAATCAGAGTTGCTCGAGCTTGTCGATACGCGTCCCGCTCAGCTCCATTGGTTAGAAGATGGCGATCATTCTTTGGTGCCGCGCAAAAAAAGTGGCTTTACCCAACAACAGCAATGGCAAAAGGCAGCGGAGCTCGCCGTGAGCTTTATCAAGGAGCATTTATGA
- a CDS encoding DUF423 domain-containing protein, with product MSQLFLISGALFAGLSVILGAFAAHGLKSRLSEYAIGVFQTGVEYQMYHALGLILLGILAKFGVNLTISGYFMIAGIVLFSGSLYALALTSIKWFGPITPIGGLCFIIAWAAMIIKLLQMK from the coding sequence ATGAGTCAGTTATTTCTTATTAGTGGAGCGCTTTTCGCGGGGCTCAGTGTTATACTTGGCGCCTTTGCTGCCCATGGCTTAAAAAGTCGCTTATCGGAGTACGCGATTGGCGTTTTCCAAACCGGTGTTGAATACCAAATGTATCATGCCCTAGGGTTGATTCTGCTTGGCATATTGGCCAAGTTTGGTGTCAACCTTACCATTAGCGGCTACTTTATGATCGCCGGCATTGTGCTCTTTAGTGGCAGCTTGTATGCCTTAGCCCTAACAAGTATCAAGTGGTTTGGGCCGATTACTCCGATCGGGGGCCTGTGCTTTATTATCGCTTGGGCCGCCATGATCATTAAACTGTTACAAATGAAATAA
- the rlmM gene encoding 23S rRNA (cytidine(2498)-2'-O)-methyltransferase RlmM, with translation MSCIVIYCRAGFENDAAAEITHHASQHGVGGYVKAKPNSALVVYHCYSHDEAEYLLKKIPFKDMVFARQWFVGKQIARMPIDDRVTSLCEAAKEFPLCGELRVETCDTNDGKELSKFCKKISTPLAKGLEKQETLLRQQVKNRPILHVLFIASDTAYVGYSFSFNNSALYMGIPRLRYPKDAPSRSTLKLDEAFMVFVPEDEQEDRVRSGMKAVDLGACPGGWTYQLVRRGMFVQAIDNGPMDQALMESGQVKHYREDGFKFRPERRNIDWLVCDMVEKPSRVTELMIDWAVNGFAKELIFNLKLPMKKRFDCVYENMQRIDQELREYGVKFNLQAKHLYHDREEVTVHVQVLRVPQNVYS, from the coding sequence ATGTCCTGTATTGTTATTTATTGTCGCGCTGGTTTCGAAAATGATGCCGCCGCAGAAATCACCCACCATGCCAGTCAACATGGCGTCGGCGGCTATGTAAAAGCCAAGCCAAACTCGGCATTGGTGGTGTATCACTGCTACAGCCATGATGAAGCGGAATACCTGCTTAAGAAAATTCCATTTAAAGATATGGTGTTTGCTCGGCAATGGTTTGTCGGCAAGCAAATAGCGCGTATGCCTATCGATGACCGTGTTACCAGCTTATGTGAAGCGGCCAAAGAGTTTCCATTATGTGGCGAACTGCGCGTGGAAACCTGTGACACCAACGACGGCAAAGAGCTTTCTAAGTTTTGTAAGAAAATTAGCACGCCACTGGCGAAAGGGTTAGAGAAACAAGAAACCTTACTGCGCCAGCAAGTGAAAAACCGACCGATATTACATGTGTTGTTTATCGCCAGTGACACAGCTTATGTGGGCTATTCGTTTAGTTTTAATAATTCAGCACTGTATATGGGGATCCCCCGTTTACGTTATCCGAAAGATGCACCGAGCCGTTCAACGTTGAAACTAGACGAGGCCTTTATGGTGTTCGTTCCAGAAGACGAACAAGAAGACAGGGTGCGCTCCGGAATGAAAGCGGTCGATTTAGGCGCCTGTCCTGGCGGCTGGACTTATCAGCTAGTACGCCGGGGGATGTTCGTGCAAGCCATTGATAATGGTCCTATGGACCAAGCGTTAATGGAAAGCGGGCAAGTGAAGCATTACCGCGAGGATGGCTTTAAGTTCCGCCCAGAGCGTCGCAACATCGATTGGTTAGTATGTGACATGGTAGAAAAACCCAGCCGTGTTACCGAGCTTATGATTGATTGGGCGGTGAATGGCTTCGCCAAAGAGCTCATCTTTAACTTGAAACTGCCAATGAAGAAACGCTTTGACTGTGTATATGAAAATATGCAGCGCATTGATCAAGAGTTGCGCGAGTATGGAGTGAAGTTTAACTTACAGGCTAAGCACTTATACCATGACCGCGAAGAGGTGACGGTGCATGTACAGGTGCTGCGCGTACCGCAAAACGTCTATAGCTAG
- a CDS encoding VanZ family protein: protein MIKPNFTAVFVVAAIAFAAFLGWIIYLANSGQNSLFFQWVAAIPYGDKLGHFVLFATFTLLATLALGARVVPLYGKVKVYWGALLVFAFALIEEISQAFIATRTFDLVDLSADLLGIIAASMVLAWVLKRQAQPTER, encoded by the coding sequence GTGATAAAGCCGAACTTCACTGCTGTATTTGTTGTTGCGGCAATAGCCTTTGCCGCATTCTTGGGCTGGATTATTTATTTGGCCAATAGCGGCCAAAACAGCCTTTTCTTCCAATGGGTCGCAGCGATACCTTACGGCGACAAACTTGGCCACTTTGTGCTTTTTGCGACTTTTACACTGTTAGCTACGCTTGCGCTCGGCGCGAGAGTAGTGCCGCTTTACGGTAAAGTGAAGGTGTATTGGGGCGCTCTTTTGGTGTTTGCATTTGCGCTGATTGAAGAGATAAGCCAAGCGTTTATTGCCACGCGTACATTTGATTTAGTCGATTTAAGCGCCGATTTACTCGGTATTATTGCCGCTAGTATGGTGCTGGCATGGGTATTGAAGCGACAAGCACAACCAACCGAGAGATAA
- the cysZ gene encoding sulfate transporter CysZ, with amino-acid sequence MQLGRGFEYFFSGFTLITQKGLKRFVLIPLLINLVIFGTSLFFIYGWLTDAFAWLNAQLPEWLTWLEFILWPLAILVLLFSYSMVFTVITNFIAAPFNGILSEKVEMHLTGQRINDDGLLDTMRDVPRMLGREWTKLCYYLPRALGFFILMWFLPVIGQIIWALFTCWMFAVQYKDYAFDNHKVSFKDMKRDLKAHQGLSYGFGAGVMICAAVPILNMIIMPVAVCGATKLWVENYRSQYRNL; translated from the coding sequence ATGCAGTTAGGTCGTGGTTTTGAATACTTTTTTAGTGGCTTTACGCTGATCACCCAAAAAGGCCTTAAGCGCTTCGTTCTTATCCCGCTGTTGATCAACTTAGTGATTTTCGGCACGTCTTTATTCTTTATCTATGGCTGGCTCACCGATGCGTTTGCCTGGCTCAATGCACAGTTACCGGAATGGCTGACTTGGCTGGAATTTATTTTATGGCCATTGGCTATATTGGTGCTGCTGTTTAGCTACTCTATGGTGTTCACGGTGATCACTAACTTTATTGCCGCGCCGTTCAACGGCATTCTCTCGGAAAAAGTGGAGATGCACTTAACCGGGCAGCGCATTAACGATGATGGCTTGCTCGATACCATGCGCGATGTGCCACGTATGCTTGGGCGAGAGTGGACTAAGCTATGCTACTACTTACCTCGCGCCCTTGGCTTTTTCATCCTCATGTGGTTTTTACCGGTGATCGGACAGATCATTTGGGCCCTGTTCACCTGTTGGATGTTTGCGGTGCAATATAAAGACTATGCGTTTGATAATCACAAGGTCAGCTTCAAGGATATGAAACGCGACCTTAAAGCCCACCAAGGCTTGTCTTACGGCTTTGGTGCCGGAGTGATGATATGTGCTGCAGTGCCTATTTTGAATATGATCATCATGCCTGTGGCGGTCTGTGGTGCCACGAAATTATGGGTAGAAAATTATCGCAGCCAGTATCGTAACTTGTGA
- a CDS encoding M48 family metallopeptidase — MQVTGVYYLHKQSQSVHATLWLCDAGVQLLSDDELIAQFDDYQQGQQITGLPVELTFADGSRFVPHDAQHRWPSESRWDKALEAIERHKLALCVCVLAAALLCWALFFKIIPSTAATVARALPEPIVHAASEQSFEAVKYLYLEPSELSDARKQHIRTLWHNHIKKIENPPSHLQLHFFSAPKIGANAFALPDGQVVLTDELADALKENDTALLAVLLHEIGHVEYQHGLTLAAQSAGASVSLALLFGDLQGFAEIIMGTGSTLLQQQFSRDMERQADDYALRELKRLGYSSKAFAEAMEALAQAHELDPQQDSQWEYLSSHPAISERIERAQQAQE; from the coding sequence ATGCAAGTAACGGGCGTTTATTACTTGCATAAGCAAAGCCAAAGTGTGCACGCCACGCTTTGGCTTTGTGATGCTGGTGTGCAACTGCTCAGTGATGATGAGCTCATCGCGCAGTTTGATGATTATCAGCAAGGGCAACAAATAACAGGCCTACCGGTGGAATTGACCTTTGCCGATGGCAGTCGCTTTGTGCCTCACGACGCTCAGCATCGCTGGCCGAGTGAGTCGCGCTGGGACAAAGCATTGGAAGCTATTGAGCGCCATAAGTTGGCCCTTTGCGTCTGTGTTTTGGCCGCTGCCTTACTGTGCTGGGCCTTATTTTTCAAAATTATTCCCAGCACCGCTGCAACGGTGGCTCGCGCCCTGCCTGAACCCATTGTCCATGCTGCCTCTGAACAAAGTTTCGAAGCGGTTAAATACCTTTACCTTGAACCCAGCGAACTGAGTGACGCGCGTAAACAGCATATTCGCACTCTGTGGCATAATCATATAAAGAAAATAGAGAATCCACCTTCGCATTTACAATTGCACTTTTTTAGCGCACCGAAAATCGGAGCCAATGCCTTTGCTCTGCCCGACGGGCAAGTCGTGCTAACTGATGAGTTGGCCGATGCATTAAAAGAGAACGACACCGCATTGCTGGCGGTGCTGTTGCATGAAATTGGTCATGTCGAGTATCAGCACGGTCTCACCTTAGCGGCGCAATCAGCGGGTGCCTCGGTATCGTTGGCGCTCTTATTTGGCGACTTGCAAGGGTTTGCTGAGATTATCATGGGCACCGGCTCGACGTTGCTACAACAGCAATTTTCCCGCGATATGGAGCGCCAAGCCGATGATTACGCATTACGCGAACTTAAACGCTTAGGCTATTCATCGAAAGCCTTTGCTGAGGCCATGGAAGCGCTCGCACAGGCTCATGAGTTGGACCCTCAGCAAGATTCGCAGTGGGAGTACTTATCGTCTCACCCTGCTATTTCTGAACGTATTGAACGGGCTCAACAAGCCCAAGAATAA
- a CDS encoding YjgN family protein — translation MDLDTTPTPSARSQEFEAYSRRVEFSGSGKEFFSIWIVNIVLTLLTLGIYSAWAKVRTYRYFYGHTQLDGHRFDYLASPIQILKGRILAFILFVIYMFCTQFVPILGVLAVFGLLFLMPWMVNQGMRFNMRMSRYRNVRFAFNGNYGDAFLNFIVLPIVSVFTLYLLLPYVLKRIDKYLHSEISYADKPITVNTKGGEYYLAVILAYVACAIVGVIVMTIAGVFGLSLQTMMLDPEGFEQSLTAISAVALIILFVVGYTAIFAVYMGVYQTHVRNHLLNSSEIEGIASFKSDLRIVDYTLLTLTNALAVLCTLGLAIPWAKVRTAKMLCRATEITFLCDPQTLTDAQGEQNSSFAEEAADFFDVDLSLG, via the coding sequence ATGGACTTAGATACTACCCCCACCCCATCCGCGCGCTCGCAAGAGTTTGAAGCCTACTCTCGGCGCGTAGAATTTTCCGGCTCCGGGAAAGAGTTTTTCTCAATTTGGATCGTTAACATCGTGCTCACGTTGTTGACGCTAGGCATATACTCCGCTTGGGCCAAAGTGCGCACTTATCGCTATTTTTATGGTCACACCCAGCTTGATGGTCACCGTTTTGATTACCTTGCATCGCCTATACAAATTTTAAAAGGCCGCATTCTCGCCTTTATTTTATTTGTTATTTATATGTTTTGTACTCAATTTGTGCCTATTCTCGGTGTTTTAGCGGTGTTCGGATTGCTATTTTTAATGCCGTGGATGGTCAATCAAGGCATGCGTTTTAATATGCGCATGAGTCGCTATCGCAATGTACGCTTTGCGTTTAACGGTAACTATGGCGATGCATTTTTGAATTTTATCGTGTTGCCTATCGTAAGTGTATTCACGCTTTATTTGTTGCTGCCTTACGTACTCAAGCGCATTGATAAATACCTACATAGCGAAATTAGCTATGCCGATAAACCCATCACTGTGAACACCAAAGGCGGTGAGTATTACTTGGCTGTAATTTTGGCCTATGTTGCCTGTGCCATTGTCGGTGTAATAGTCATGACTATCGCTGGCGTATTTGGTTTGAGTTTACAAACCATGATGCTGGACCCTGAAGGGTTTGAACAATCGCTCACCGCCATTAGCGCAGTGGCATTAATCATCTTATTCGTTGTTGGCTATACCGCTATTTTTGCCGTTTACATGGGTGTGTATCAAACTCATGTTCGTAACCACTTGCTCAATAGCAGTGAGATCGAAGGTATCGCCAGTTTTAAATCCGACTTACGCATAGTGGATTACACCTTACTGACTCTCACCAATGCCCTTGCCGTGTTATGTACTCTCGGTTTAGCCATCCCGTGGGCAAAAGTGCGCACTGCAAAAATGCTATGCCGAGCCACTGAGATCACCTTCTTATGCGATCCACAAACACTGACTGACGCGCAAGGTGAGCAAAACTCATCATTTGCTGAAGAAGCAGCTGATTTCTTTGATGTTGACCTTTCATTAGGATAA
- a CDS encoding TrmH family RNA methyltransferase gives MLSKNQQKYLRQLGQKKYRRQHHMFLVQGAKNVLELLQSDHDIDSVFASESFLAQHHQLLGSRLDARHIHQSDEGSLSKVSTLVTNNEVIAVAPMRDVTIQETPWQLALDGVSDPGNLGTLIRLADWYGFSQILLSPNCADPYNPKVISATMGSFTRVSCATVDLPEYLQQLDKPVYGAFLGGTNVHHVEFAQQGVLVMGSESHGISEAVGQAITERITINGYGGAESLNVAIASGIILDNIKRCSG, from the coding sequence ATGCTGTCCAAAAACCAACAAAAATATTTGCGCCAGTTAGGGCAAAAGAAATATCGCCGTCAACATCATATGTTTTTAGTACAAGGGGCGAAAAACGTCCTTGAGCTATTGCAAAGCGACCATGATATTGACAGTGTCTTTGCCAGCGAAAGTTTTTTAGCGCAGCATCACCAACTGCTGGGCTCTCGTCTCGATGCCCGCCATATTCACCAAAGCGATGAGGGGAGTCTCTCGAAAGTCAGTACGCTGGTGACCAATAACGAGGTTATTGCTGTTGCACCTATGCGCGATGTCACTATTCAGGAAACACCTTGGCAATTGGCCCTTGATGGTGTTAGCGACCCTGGCAACTTAGGCACCCTGATCCGTTTAGCGGATTGGTATGGCTTTTCGCAGATTTTACTTTCACCGAATTGTGCCGACCCATACAACCCTAAGGTGATCAGTGCCACTATGGGTTCATTTACGCGTGTGTCGTGCGCCACAGTTGATTTACCTGAGTACCTGCAACAGCTTGATAAACCTGTTTACGGTGCATTTCTAGGTGGCACTAACGTGCACCATGTCGAATTTGCTCAGCAAGGGGTGCTCGTTATGGGCAGTGAGTCTCATGGTATCAGTGAGGCGGTGGGTCAAGCTATCACAGAACGCATTACCATTAACGGGTACGGCGGGGCAGAGTCGCTGAATGTGGCTATTGCCAGTGGCATAATTTTAGATAATATAAAGCGTTGTAGCGGTTAG
- a CDS encoding AAA family ATPase, translated as MRLSSIKLAGFKSFVEATKIPFPDAMTCVVGPNGCGKSNVIDAVRWVLGESSAKNLRGDAMSDVIFNGAATRKPVSQAAVELIFDNTQGRLPGTMASRNQVAIKRVVTRDGQSLYYLNGSKCRKRDITDIFLGTGLGPRSYAIIEQGMISRLIESKPHELRVFIEEAAGVSKYKERRRETQTRIRSTRENLERLLDVRSELQAQLDKLDTQAQQAQQYRELKARQRQLKSELAVLKWQKLHAQQLEKSQQLAQLKEQLTFIKEAHSGEQDVLSAYQQQVDDTQHALAAAQQQQFQTDNQLARVEQQHIHSKQQLQQLHATLQQSDEKHQALVVDKRQQNDAVAQKQQELAQVREQLELLQAQAEQLTEQHLVAQEQFEQLQNQQHQQREQLYQNQQQVQQSQHELHALSAEQRSNTEQLQEVQEQLKAHHEQPINQQLQDSEAEVKTLTTQLASAKSEQQRVEKQLTAAQQAYQQGKNEYQQHQDQARQLSAKQQAMAELLAQHQEQQSLLFQLEVQSGYEAIIEAALMQLQHLQLTEQRQGSWLQPTEHQVKAEAVSAFIQQGEYPDLLDRIAYVENGDVTLLADDYWFAVVDSQGTLHGRHWALENEQAQQGILAKRQQLAQLDSQLESAQRQQQQSEQYLQQLHEERGQYTQQLDNSKKQVHELSRSHASMQTRLELLREQQQQWQQQQQRLSEKQQALMTRDRELQDKYALTDEQFQQAQELLEQAQQHNEQLQGQYEQGQQHLRQCEQQLREHQARVADMRLSAERQQSELSLSENKLAHIDNELSRLALTVEQAQEQQQALEQPLEQMAEQIETLLQEKERLSEQQVDLRHQLDSVQQNYEQNKSRLAQGEQQREQLQEQIQQALLADQTLTLKAQQALAPLEELKVTLKEVLESLDDDAAVGRWQAQLTQIDKQLDTLGAVNLAAIDEFASAKQRKAYLDEQLQDLTDALEILESAIAKIDRQTKAQFKSTFDQINDDLKELFPKVFGGGSAYLELTSDDLLESGVAIMARPPGKKNSTIHLLSGGEKALTALSLVFSIFRLNPAPFCMLDEVDAPLDDANVGRFCRLVEEMSQTVQFIYISHNKIAMEMAGRLTGVTMAEPGVSRMVAVDIEQAVEMAQAS; from the coding sequence ATGCGCTTAAGCAGCATTAAGCTGGCGGGGTTTAAGTCCTTCGTCGAGGCAACAAAAATACCTTTTCCCGACGCCATGACCTGTGTCGTCGGTCCTAACGGCTGTGGCAAATCGAATGTGATTGATGCCGTGCGTTGGGTGTTAGGAGAAAGCTCGGCAAAGAATTTACGTGGCGACGCGATGAGCGACGTTATTTTTAATGGTGCAGCCACCCGAAAGCCGGTCTCCCAAGCCGCCGTTGAACTCATTTTTGATAACACCCAAGGGCGTTTGCCCGGCACTATGGCATCACGTAACCAAGTAGCCATTAAGCGTGTTGTTACCCGCGATGGTCAATCCCTGTATTACCTCAATGGCAGTAAATGTCGCAAGCGAGATATTACCGATATTTTCCTTGGCACCGGCTTGGGCCCACGCAGTTACGCCATTATCGAGCAAGGGATGATTTCTCGGCTTATCGAAAGTAAACCTCATGAGCTGCGGGTGTTTATCGAAGAAGCCGCTGGCGTGTCGAAATACAAAGAGCGCCGCAGAGAGACACAGACCCGCATTCGCAGCACCCGCGAAAACCTTGAGCGCTTGCTTGATGTGCGTAGTGAACTGCAAGCTCAACTCGATAAACTTGATACTCAGGCGCAGCAAGCCCAGCAATACCGTGAACTCAAAGCCCGGCAACGACAGCTAAAAAGTGAACTGGCGGTGTTGAAATGGCAAAAACTGCATGCCCAGCAACTGGAAAAATCGCAACAACTCGCGCAGTTAAAAGAGCAGCTCACCTTTATTAAAGAAGCACACAGTGGTGAGCAAGATGTACTCAGCGCCTATCAACAGCAAGTTGATGATACCCAGCACGCTTTAGCCGCTGCACAGCAACAGCAGTTCCAAACCGATAATCAGTTGGCGCGAGTCGAGCAGCAACATATTCATAGCAAACAGCAGCTGCAGCAGTTGCATGCAACATTGCAGCAAAGTGATGAAAAGCACCAAGCGCTGGTGGTTGATAAGCGCCAGCAAAACGACGCGGTGGCGCAAAAACAGCAAGAGTTAGCGCAGGTGCGTGAACAGTTGGAATTACTGCAAGCACAAGCAGAGCAGTTAACTGAGCAGCACCTTGTCGCGCAAGAACAATTTGAGCAACTGCAAAACCAGCAACATCAACAGCGTGAGCAGCTGTACCAAAACCAGCAGCAAGTCCAACAAAGCCAGCATGAGTTGCACGCACTGAGCGCGGAGCAACGAAGTAACACTGAGCAACTGCAAGAAGTGCAAGAGCAACTCAAGGCGCACCACGAGCAACCTATTAATCAACAGCTGCAAGATAGTGAAGCTGAGGTCAAAACCTTGACCACCCAGTTAGCCAGTGCCAAAAGTGAGCAGCAGCGTGTCGAAAAGCAATTAACTGCGGCGCAACAGGCCTATCAACAGGGCAAAAACGAATATCAACAACACCAAGATCAAGCGCGTCAACTGAGTGCCAAACAACAAGCGATGGCGGAGTTGCTCGCACAGCACCAAGAGCAACAAAGTTTACTGTTTCAGCTCGAGGTGCAAAGCGGTTATGAAGCGATAATTGAGGCGGCACTGATGCAGTTACAGCATTTGCAGTTAACTGAGCAGCGCCAGGGGAGTTGGCTACAGCCCACCGAGCACCAGGTTAAAGCCGAGGCCGTCAGTGCGTTTATCCAGCAAGGCGAGTACCCGGACCTGCTTGACCGTATCGCTTATGTCGAAAATGGTGATGTTACGCTGTTGGCAGATGACTATTGGTTTGCGGTGGTTGACAGCCAAGGTACATTGCATGGTCGTCATTGGGCACTCGAAAATGAGCAAGCACAACAAGGCATCTTAGCTAAGCGTCAGCAACTGGCGCAACTTGATAGCCAGCTTGAGAGTGCACAGCGACAGCAACAACAAAGTGAGCAATATCTACAACAGCTGCATGAGGAGCGAGGGCAGTATACGCAGCAACTGGACAATAGTAAGAAGCAAGTGCATGAGCTTTCACGTAGCCATGCCAGCATGCAAACCCGTTTAGAATTATTGCGCGAGCAGCAACAACAATGGCAACAGCAACAACAACGCCTCAGTGAAAAACAACAAGCGTTGATGACCCGAGACCGTGAGCTTCAAGATAAGTATGCACTTACTGATGAGCAGTTCCAGCAGGCACAGGAACTGTTGGAACAAGCGCAGCAGCACAATGAGCAATTGCAGGGTCAGTACGAGCAGGGTCAACAGCACCTGCGCCAATGCGAGCAGCAGTTGCGGGAGCATCAAGCTCGAGTCGCAGATATGCGTCTTAGCGCAGAGCGTCAGCAAAGTGAGTTGTCCCTCAGTGAGAATAAGCTGGCACACATCGACAATGAGTTAAGCCGCTTGGCGTTAACGGTGGAGCAGGCTCAGGAGCAGCAGCAAGCGCTGGAGCAGCCGCTTGAGCAAATGGCCGAGCAAATTGAAACCTTGTTGCAGGAAAAAGAGCGCCTGAGCGAGCAGCAGGTTGATTTGCGCCATCAGCTTGATTCAGTACAGCAAAACTATGAGCAAAATAAGTCACGCTTAGCCCAAGGTGAGCAGCAGCGTGAGCAATTGCAAGAGCAGATTCAGCAGGCGCTATTAGCGGATCAAACCCTGACACTGAAAGCGCAGCAGGCGCTAGCACCATTAGAAGAGCTCAAAGTCACGCTCAAAGAGGTACTCGAAAGCCTTGATGACGATGCCGCAGTGGGTCGCTGGCAAGCGCAACTCACGCAAATTGATAAGCAGTTAGACACGCTTGGCGCTGTTAACCTGGCGGCGATTGATGAGTTTGCCAGTGCCAAGCAGCGCAAAGCTTACCTTGATGAGCAGCTACAAGATTTAACCGATGCCTTGGAGATTTTAGAGTCGGCGATTGCTAAAATTGACCGCCAGACCAAAGCGCAATTTAAAAGTACCTTTGATCAGATCAATGACGATCTCAAAGAGTTGTTCCCCAAGGTCTTTGGCGGCGGCTCAGCCTATTTGGAATTAACCAGCGATGATTTGCTGGAAAGCGGGGTCGCTATTATGGCTCGTCCGCCAGGCAAGAAAAATTCAACGATCCATTTGCTAAGTGGTGGAGAAAAAGCGCTGACCGCATTATCATTGGTGTTTTCAATATTCAGGCTCAATCCAGCCCCGTTTTGTATGCTTGATGAGGTGGATGCACCTCTGGATGATGCCAATGTCGGTCGTTTTTGTCGTTTGGTCGAGGAAATGTCGCAAACAGTGCAGTTTATTTATATAAGTCATAACAAAATAGCCATGGAGATGGCAGGGCGTTTAACCGGCGTGACCATGGCTGAGCCTGGTGTGTCGCGTATGGTTGCGGTGGATATTGAGCAAGCAGTGGAAATGGCTCAAGCCAGTTAA
- the zipA gene encoding cell division protein ZipA, which produces MAENLRWVLILISAVVIGGLLVHGLWSVRKRSQAVENKPAKAKPQPKAEPHEPHNTQDTVSRSEPEPASVQHDEPSFGAIDDEPSIGEINIDDEPATAREETEANSDSEQPAEDFVIIHVHMPEGLQMQGAKLLPLVLTLGFKYSDDGFFHRHEQASGQGPVLFRMVNMYNPGTFDVDNMEQFSTAGVSLFMTLPNDGEAMATFNMLHSAAKKVADEFGAELLDHNRQPLSVSTVREYVEKVREYA; this is translated from the coding sequence ATGGCCGAAAATCTCAGATGGGTATTAATTTTAATCAGTGCAGTGGTCATTGGTGGTTTGCTAGTTCATGGCTTGTGGTCAGTACGCAAACGCTCTCAAGCAGTCGAGAACAAACCAGCTAAAGCTAAACCACAGCCAAAGGCAGAGCCCCATGAACCGCACAACACGCAAGACACGGTGAGTCGTTCTGAACCTGAGCCAGCATCAGTGCAGCATGACGAGCCCAGCTTTGGTGCTATCGACGATGAACCAAGCATTGGCGAAATTAACATTGATGACGAGCCCGCAACGGCGCGTGAAGAAACTGAAGCGAATAGTGACAGCGAGCAGCCAGCAGAAGATTTTGTGATCATTCACGTGCATATGCCTGAAGGGCTGCAAATGCAAGGGGCTAAGTTATTACCCTTAGTGCTGACCTTAGGGTTTAAGTATTCCGACGATGGCTTTTTCCACCGTCACGAGCAAGCCAGCGGTCAGGGCCCGGTGTTGTTCCGTATGGTTAACATGTACAACCCAGGCACGTTTGACGTCGACAATATGGAGCAGTTCAGCACTGCAGGCGTGAGCTTATTTATGACTTTGCCTAACGATGGTGAAGCCATGGCCACCTTTAATATGTTGCACAGCGCGGCAAAGAAAGTGGCAGATGAGTTTGGCGCTGAGTTATTAGATCATAACCGCCAGCCACTGAGCGTCAGCACCGTGCGTGAATACGTCGAAAAAGTACGTGAATACGCTTAA